The genomic region GTGGAGCAAGTTGCTATATTTTGCTCGGACTCCATTTGACGATTTTCTTCAATTAAATTACTATCCAAAGACGTTTCAATAAATGATGGCTGATGTTCATCCTCCTCAACTGGGCATAAGGATTTATATGAAGAATCCTTAACATCTACAGTCATACTGTTTGATGCTCCTGTACATGTATTATGTTTATGTCCACCATTCTTATTATGCTCACGTAGTGTTTTATTTAGTAACTCGGCTTCCTGTTTTACCattttatttgttatatgtaGAGTGTGATCTTCATTCAATGACTCCAAATCTACCATAGAAAGTCCCAAGATTCGCATTGCTCTTTCTTTCAGATTGGGAATATCCCGTTCATGGGACTGGTGGTTAAAATGGTCAGATGTGGATTCAGCTTTTTGGCTTGGAGGAGATAAATGTGTTATATAATTCAAGTTAGGCTTTGGCTCGGTGGAACCAAAATATATTTTCCTATTAGACTGAATATCCCTCTTCATTAGACCAGGAGAAACCTCTGGGTAACTTAAAAACTTAACTTGCTCTGTCCTCGGTGGAAAAATATACTCTGCTTTAACAACCACACAGGTTgcatcaatgacaaacataccCTCATTTTCTTTCAATAAAGGCGGCTGCGTTTTCTCAGAAGTAGCTTCTTTTAACTGACCTTTTCTAGGAGTGCCCCAATTATTTGTTTCAGAAGGATCTGGAAGGTCATATTTCACACTCCTATGCAAGCCATCATGTGGCCTATAGAGAATATGATTGTGTCCCCTGCCTGGTATTGTACTAAATTTCCCTGGTTCTCTCCATTTTGGAAAGGCTATATCCTCATTAATATTCCTATTTTTGCGGGAGTGAACTGTTGGTATCCTTTCCTGCATATCAGCTTTTATATGCAAATATGGGTCTTTTTTCAAAGGCAGAGTTTGGCTATACCGAGAATATTCCTCTTTCATAGGAAAGGAATTAATGTGACTTTGACCAGTTCGCTCTTTAGAAATAACTCTTAATGGTCTTTGTCTCTCTTTCACAGTGTCCTCTTCTTGTAGATTGTGATAACTTCTATACTCCGACCTCAGCTTTTTATCTGTGTAGTGGGGTTTTTCACTAGTATAGCTAAAACCCAATTCATGTGGCAATTTTACTCCGTGTGACCGGATTGGTGGGCGGTAAACATCAAAAAGTGCCATTTTTTGAGGTTTACAGTTTGTAACAATCTTATTTTTCTTGGTAGTTTTTGTTACATCATTGATTCCACTTCTTGGCAAAGTGTATTTCGTTGACGGTTCTATCTGTCGAGTATTGGATAATGTTCCGTAAGTCTTTTCCCCAGGCACATTATGATTGAGTGGAGAACTTCCTCTATCAACAGTTTCATATATGTGGTCAAGGAATTCTTCATAATTTGAGGAAATTTGGTTCAGGTTTGACTTAGAACGTTCTCCTCCCCAAGTGCTATATAGCTGTGGAAGTGTTCGATCCCAAATACTCTTTTGATAAATCTGTGCAGATTTATGCTTTTTCTCTTCTTGTCCTCTGTTTACATTGCTAAAAGATGGAAAGGTCAAATTAGAATCCACCTGATGTTCCACTGTGTATCTTGCTACTTTCTCTCCACCTAGTTTGCCATTGTCTTTGTCAGTTAATGGTATAATTTCACCCGCAGATGTTTGTTCAGTGTGAATATGCTCATCTTTACTGATAAGGAAGGTATGATGTGGTGCGTTGTAAGAAGGAGGTGGGACATAAGGTGGCGGTCCCTTCCTTTTCCTAAGTTTAGGCTGATTTTCCTTTGAACCTTGCAGTGCATGAATATTATAGTTTGGTACAGAGCACTGTTCCACACATCTTTTGTAAGATTCATCTTGATTATTACCCATAGCCATTACATCAGatactgttttttgttgtttttgactCTTGAACCACCACCTTCTCTTTTCTTGATCTGGGGCCTTTGTCTCTGTTACTTTTTCTTTGTGTAAGTGTGGCTTACTTAAAGGTAGTTTTATCTGTGAAGTGGATTGAACCTGCAATGCTTTTGATGACAAAGATAAAGGTTCCCAATCATCACACTGTGTAATTTTCATCTTTTGGTAGCGTGAATAGTCAGGCTGCTCATATATTATACCCCATTCCATGGGCTTTCCTTTTCTTCTATGCTTATCAGATGAGATATTTACTATTTCTGCCTCTGCTTCCCTGAGCAACTTGCGTTTTTTCCTTTCTAGATCATCTGAATGTCTCACTCGTTCATATATCCTTCCATCATATTTCCCACTCTCTCTTTCTTTTGCCTCATTTTTTTGTTCCATTCTCAACAGTTTAGGACCTCTTGCTCCTGGTGGCAGCGATGGGGGCCAGTTTGTAGAATCCTGCAGTATAGGGCTGTGGGGAAGTCTAGAGAAGGACCGTAGCTTGTATGGAGTTTGTTCTCCCATCGGTGCTCTATCaacaaacctaaaaaaaaatttaaaattgcaGTCTTTATAGAGACAGAAATGGGAACATATAAAAATACTCAATACATTAACTTTCTTATCAGTGGAAAATAAAGCAAGACATATGTTGGTACCTTAGCAGGAAAGTCAGTGCATATAAGTTGTGCTTGTACCCTTGATTATAAAAATATGATGCAAATTAtggaaaatattattattatttttttttttattgtaatgtgGAAATTCAGGGCAGTGAGTCTTGCCTACAGATCAAGTAGGATGCAGGTTGGAAGAGCTCTGCAGGAAACCTATATTCAAGCTATTTAGCAGTGTTTCTTAAAACTATATTTCCTCAATTATCTCAGAGGTTCTTGGAACACTATTTTACTGCGCACAGAGCTCTTTCCAGAGTCTGGCAATTTAACTCACTACTGCCTGCTCGCTAACCTGTGGCAAGAGAAGAGGCCAATCCCTTGCATCAACATAGCCTGTGTGGTGCTTGAAGTCCCTACTTAGTGACTCCTCTGGTACATTACAAGCTGACTCTGCTATGTTTACCATTCTGCACCATACCAAATGGCTAACGAGACTACTCAGGATCAGCTGAAGCATTCTGAGAAATTTGGAAGCCATCTAGCATTTTGGCAGAAATTGAAAGACAGTCCGAACTTGCCTGATTATGGCATTACTGTTATGCAGCAAGTACCACTTATACCTAGAACAGGAGTCCTTCATCCTGTTTGGCAACTGACGAGTTATCCACGGGTGCTGAGCAAGAACCGCTGACTTTTCAGTCCCGCTGGCGGTAGACTACAAATGGTTTTCACCCCCTGCACTGCTTCCATTCCAAGTGGAGCCTAAGGAGGCTCCTATCGAGCAAATTACGTTTGCCATCCGGACCAAAATTGGGACAGAGCTCGGTGCCTGAAGCGTCTTGCCTGAGAAACACAGTGCATGCAAGAGGGCCTGGAGGCTCTCTGACACTGAGAAAGCTCCAGGACACTCCTGGCATCAGAACTACTACAgtgggctatagtggttatggtgcttacagtgttccattaaaataaatatgcataataAGACACAAACCAATATGGGAAACACTCTATCAATCTATATTATTGCCAACATAAACATATCAGAACCaaacaaaatattaacaaatGTGAATATAAACCTGTGTATCATTTTAGACTCAAAAAAAGAAATCTAgtgacatttaaatattttacaaacctCACAACACGACAAATACAGTGCACAAATAGACAAGCACAACTTTGAAACACCAAGCTACACAAAGCAACAGATACTTAGATGCACAAGTAGTTTACAGTTACATGTACCAGAGCAAAGCAGGACAAGGTTAAATGTCAGATATATGCCCCACAGAGGAGGCAGAAATAGAAAGCCAACAAACCGAATGCTACCAGCAGAGAAGCAAGATACAATTAGTACGCCATCCCTGGTTTAGATACGACACAACACACTAGCAAAAAGTCACAAGGCCCACAGGCACAAAAATGAATACGCACAGGGCAGAAACACTCAAAACCATATTCGTCTGTTTAACCGCAATAAAGGTGCACTACAAGTCTTACAGATGTAAAATGCGAGCAACCGAATATGAATATATCTGCTATATCACACATGCAATGACCAAccagcctctgcgtaggcgacgaAATGCAAACATACGTATGTACTGATTGATACCTtacgcccctgcgtgggcaacctTTGCTTTATTACACACAAAGATGCTACCTGCATATGTGTTATGataagaataaaaatattcaaaacaaacctCACAACACATTTTGCTTTATCGGTAATGTATAATTTTACAATTCAGGTATAAGAAATTAAAGTATACGTTTTGATATATCATTTTCAtaaattagaaatattttttcattatttacatatt from Pelobates fuscus isolate aPelFus1 chromosome 1, aPelFus1.pri, whole genome shotgun sequence harbors:
- the LOC134595789 gene encoding uncharacterized protein LOC134595789 → MDSRKWMDLDGPWVYSTAPRKHPESYLGYNTLPGRKSKDIVRRPADERGMYGTIPGRFVDRAPMGEQTPYKLRSFSRLPHSPILQDSTNWPPSLPPGARGPKLLRMEQKNEAKERESGKYDGRIYERVRHSDDLERKKRKLLREAEAEIVNISSDKHRRKGKPMEWGIIYEQPDYSRYQKMKITQCDDWEPLSLSSKALQVQSTSQIKLPLSKPHLHKEKVTETKAPDQEKRRWWFKSQKQQKTVSDVMAMGNNQDESYKRCVEQCSVPNYNIHALQGSKENQPKLRKRKGPPPYVPPPSYNAPHHTFLISKDEHIHTEQTSAGEIIPLTDKDNGKLGGEKVARYTVEHQVDSNLTFPSFSNVNRGQEEKKHKSAQIYQKSIWDRTLPQLYSTWGGERSKSNLNQISSNYEEFLDHIYETVDRGSSPLNHNVPGEKTYGTLSNTRQIEPSTKYTLPRSGINDVTKTTKKNKIVTNCKPQKMALFDVYRPPIRSHGVKLPHELGFSYTSEKPHYTDKKLRSEYRSYHNLQEEDTVKERQRPLRVISKERTGQSHINSFPMKEEYSRYSQTLPLKKDPYLHIKADMQERIPTVHSRKNRNINEDIAFPKWREPGKFSTIPGRGHNHILYRPHDGLHRSVKYDLPDPSETNNWGTPRKGQLKEATSEKTQPPLLKENEGMFVIDATCVVVKAEYIFPPRTEQVKFLSYPEVSPGLMKRDIQSNRKIYFGSTEPKPNLNYITHLSPPSQKAESTSDHFNHQSHERDIPNLKERAMRILGLSMVDLESLNEDHTLHITNKMVKQEAELLNKTLREHNKNGGHKHNTCTGASNSMTVDVKDSSYKSLCPVEEDEHQPSFIETSLDSNLIEENRQMESEQNIATCSTESNCKETDPATSNLVPYGLEANKPIEMEPCRKYESVLNQNDITLFEMEVETLQEKDNCSELFESPCQDDVSGCLDLQVSINRQPLDNTNSNDSVENILKTVERPEQNICGLKDVDEIFTKTCVLNGNNCENSEKVNPNKYAEHSKKTPYVTGSPQPVSPRVKHDSQVTSEMKNHLSDQTYSPRTPVKTFTKRHNYFAKDLREAVSRIRRHTAPDSDTDEDLEKPLPLRDSCSEMSEDHMGEEGIVSCSSDTSDSEVTVILRVADKVELISEINTNYSQDFAETEGSLNGFNVTKEDTMLLDSTKGDFSADEIGNTSDNDLIHEKQQESKCMDLNSCIEEILQDLNRTEEEFFPSSSDYCTTDVTTASLEHLAE